A stretch of Paracoccus seriniphilus DNA encodes these proteins:
- the ndpH gene encoding maleate isomerase codes for METEIPALLRARETIAPERFTFHSSRMRMKNVTKEELAAMDADSDRCALELSDARVDVMGYACLVAIMSMGHGYHYTSSARLHQATIDNDAPAPVVTSAGALVEGIKAIGARKVAVVAPYMIPLTEMVVDYIRNEGIEVVTWRALEIPDNLAVAAHDPLNLPGIVAGMDTDDVDAVVLSACVQMPSLAAVSMVEAQVGKPVLTAAIATTWSMLKALDLDTRVPGGGTLLSGAY; via the coding sequence ATGGAAACCGAGATCCCGGCGCTTCTGCGTGCCCGCGAAACCATCGCACCCGAGCGGTTCACATTTCACTCATCGCGGATGCGGATGAAAAACGTGACCAAAGAAGAGTTGGCCGCGATGGATGCGGACAGCGACCGCTGCGCGCTGGAGCTTAGCGACGCGCGGGTCGACGTGATGGGTTATGCCTGTCTTGTGGCGATCATGTCGATGGGGCACGGGTATCATTACACCTCATCCGCCCGTCTGCATCAGGCGACGATAGACAATGATGCGCCCGCCCCGGTCGTGACTTCGGCGGGTGCGCTGGTCGAGGGAATCAAGGCCATCGGCGCCAGGAAAGTCGCCGTGGTGGCGCCCTATATGATCCCGCTGACGGAAATGGTGGTCGACTATATCCGCAATGAAGGGATCGAAGTCGTCACATGGCGCGCACTGGAAATTCCCGACAATCTGGCTGTGGCGGCGCATGATCCGCTGAATCTGCCGGGCATCGTGGCAGGCATGGACACCGATGATGTCGATGCAGTCGTGCTGTCGGCCTGCGTGCAGATGCCCTCGCTGGCTGCCGTGTCGATGGTCGAGGCTCAGGTCGGAAAGCCGGTGCTGACCGCTGCCATCGCCACCACATGGTCAATGCTGAAAGCACTGGATCTGGACACCCGCGTGCCGGGCGGCGGCACCCTGCTTTCGGGCGCCTATTGA
- a CDS encoding TRAP transporter substrate-binding protein, with protein MPALYRSLLVTGVLALNCSASFAQEVTLRLGHVEAPASTTHVMLEKMAEMVAEKTGDAVEIQVFPQSQLGSQREMTEAVQFGALDATAGPVAFMGGFNPVASIMDIPFLYPEDAQKAQAIRDSGFAEAFCESFNARGVTCVSLYPNGTKQFTSNKEIGPLDAFSGQSFRVMESAVLVESMGSIGVKGVPIPFGELYTALQTGVVDGEENPLDTIFNMKFFEVQDYLVLSNHGAIENVVLFSPSIWSGLDEPYREAITSSLKEIVPDMIAHKSAAGDRALEAIRASDVTIVELSENERMALRDKMFPAARDAFLARSGGEGADLFQAYQAAFDAVMN; from the coding sequence ATGCCAGCTCTTTATCGCTCGCTTTTGGTCACCGGCGTATTGGCCCTGAATTGCTCTGCGTCCTTTGCGCAAGAGGTGACGTTGAGGTTGGGTCACGTCGAGGCGCCAGCGTCCACAACGCATGTCATGCTGGAAAAGATGGCAGAGATGGTCGCCGAGAAAACCGGTGATGCGGTCGAGATCCAGGTTTTTCCGCAAAGCCAGTTGGGCAGTCAGCGCGAAATGACCGAGGCGGTCCAATTCGGCGCATTGGATGCGACAGCGGGGCCGGTGGCTTTCATGGGTGGGTTCAACCCCGTCGCGTCGATCATGGATATTCCATTCCTGTATCCCGAGGATGCACAGAAGGCCCAGGCGATCCGCGACAGCGGCTTTGCCGAGGCCTTCTGCGAAAGCTTCAATGCTCGTGGCGTGACATGCGTGTCGCTCTATCCGAATGGGACCAAGCAATTTACCTCGAACAAGGAGATCGGTCCCTTGGACGCGTTCTCGGGCCAGAGCTTCCGGGTCATGGAATCTGCGGTGCTGGTTGAATCCATGGGGTCTATCGGGGTCAAAGGTGTGCCGATCCCGTTTGGTGAGTTGTATACCGCGCTGCAGACCGGCGTCGTGGATGGCGAAGAGAACCCGTTGGACACGATCTTCAACATGAAGTTCTTCGAGGTGCAGGATTACCTTGTTCTGTCCAATCACGGCGCGATCGAAAATGTCGTGTTGTTCAGTCCCTCGATCTGGTCCGGGCTGGATGAACCCTATCGCGAGGCCATCACCTCGTCGCTGAAAGAGATCGTGCCTGACATGATTGCGCATAAATCGGCCGCGGGCGATCGGGCGCTGGAGGCCATTCGCGCTTCGGATGTGACGATAGTCGAATTGTCCGAAAACGAACGCATGGCTTTGCGTGACAAGATGTTCCCGGCAGCGCGTGATGCATTTCTTGCACGTTCAGGCGGGGAAGGGGCTGACCTGTTTCAGGCCTATCAGGCGGCCTTCGACGCGGTCATGAACTGA
- a CDS encoding TRAP transporter small permease, producing MKSFLAATRLAERICLVSLLLGMTALFAFNIAMRLFGGAHASGFHWIDEVVRTMNIFMVFLAAGLALERGKHVAVDTWRDRIATSSRIPLRRIIDTAGVLFSLYMAWVAARTAAFVFATGQQSATLSMPIGWIYVAPSAGFVLLAIRYGASLMGAIDRFSPQSEVAE from the coding sequence ATGAAGAGTTTTCTGGCCGCGACCCGCCTGGCCGAGCGCATCTGTCTTGTCTCGCTCTTGCTGGGAATGACCGCGCTGTTTGCCTTCAATATCGCCATGCGTCTGTTCGGCGGGGCCCATGCTTCGGGGTTCCACTGGATCGACGAGGTCGTGCGGACAATGAATATCTTCATGGTCTTTCTTGCGGCCGGTCTTGCGCTGGAGCGGGGCAAACATGTCGCGGTCGACACATGGCGCGACCGGATCGCGACTAGCAGCCGGATCCCTCTGCGCCGCATCATCGATACAGCCGGAGTGTTGTTCTCGCTTTACATGGCCTGGGTGGCGGCGCGGACGGCCGCTTTTGTTTTCGCGACCGGCCAACAAAGCGCCACGCTGTCAATGCCGATCGGCTGGATCTATGTCGCGCCCTCTGCGGGCTTCGTGTTGCTGGCGATACGCTATGGGGCCAGCCTGATGGGTGCCATTGACCGCTTTTCTCCCCAGTCCGAGGTGGCGGAATGA